From Rhododendron vialii isolate Sample 1 chromosome 10a, ASM3025357v1, the proteins below share one genomic window:
- the LOC131302607 gene encoding uncharacterized protein LOC131302607, protein MAAIRLQPEEPDVSQARAIAAADLISDDDRSVAADSWSIKSDYGSTLDDDQRHADATDALSVAALRAASDYSSDKEEPDAEAVTSMLGFQSYWNATYADELSNFRVHGHAGEIWFGAEVMETVASWTKSLCTDICQGHLLNPVDDEELGSVEQSCKDLISWSVLDIGTGNGLLLQELAKQGFNDLSGTDYSEGAVDLARSLADRDGFTDIKFLVDDVLESKLERKYQLVMDKGTLDAIGLHPDGPIKRIMYWDSVSRLVLPGGILVITSCNSTKDELVLEVDNFNQRSIGTSQEPGTVGDQEVGRDPPFRYLDHVRSYPTFMFGGSIGSRVATVAFQRN, encoded by the exons ATGGCGGCGATCCGTTTGCAGCCGGAAGAGCCTGACGTCTCACAGGCGCGAGCGATAGCCGCAGCCGATCTAATCTCCGACGACGACCGCTCCGTTGCGGCCGACTCCTGGTCCATAAAGAGCGACTACGGTAGCACTCTCGACGACGATCAGCGCCACGCCGACGCCACCGATGCCCTCTCCGTTGCCGCCCTCCGTGCCGCCTCCGATTACAG TTCGGACAAGGAGGAGCCAGATGCTGAAGCAGTGACATCAATGTTGGGCTTCCAGAGCTATTGGAATGCAACATACGCGGATGAGTTGTCCAATTTTCGCGTACATGGCCATGCCGGGGAAATTTG GTTTGGGGCTGAGGTTATGGAGACTGTAGCCTCTTGGACCAAAAGCTTATGCACTGACATTTGTCAAGGCCATTTGCTGAATCCTGTTGATGATGAAGAATTAGGGTCCGTTGAACAGAGTTGTAAAGATTTGATCAGTTGGAGTGTACTTGACATTGGGACTGGAAATGGTCTGCTACTACAAGAACTCGCTAAGCAAGG GTTCAATGATCTTAGTGGAACTGATTACAGTGAAGGAGCAGTTGACCTTGCTCGAAGTCTTGCTGATCGTGATGGATTCACCGATATTAAATTTCTG GTTGACGATGTTCTTGAGTCAAAATTAGAAAGGAAGTACCAGCTTGTCATGGATAAGGGGACTCTAGATGCGATTGGTCTGCATCCAGATGGCCCTATCAAAAG GATCATGTATTGGGATTCCGTCTCGAGGTTGGTGTTGCCTGGTGGAATATTG GTGATTACATCGTGTAATAGTACAAAAGATGAATTGGTTCTAGAAGTGGATAACTTCAACCAGAGAAGTATCGGTACCTCCCAAGAACCTGGGACGGTCGGGGATCAAGAGGTGGGCAGAGATCCTCCGTTTCGTTACCTCGACCATGTCCGTTCATACCCAACATTCATGTTTGGAGGATCCATAGGATCACGTGTTGCAACTGTAGCATTTCAGAGGAACTGA
- the LOC131302605 gene encoding uncharacterized protein LOC131302605, translated as MGNYISCALSTPQSKHSAARVIYPTGEIKQFHESTNAAEVMMEAPNFFLVNAKSLQIGRRFSALGADEDLELSSAYVMFPMKRLGSVVTAADMGTLFLTANSRRVAAGNVRVLPEPPGVKEAVVTPKLNLDDIEEFSSLEFKHRLSMCRSKKPLLETIAEEPICS; from the coding sequence ATGGGAAACTACATCTCCTGCGCCCTCTCAACCCCACAATCCAAACACTCCGCAGCGAGAGTAATCTACCCAACGGGGGAGATCAAGCAGTTCCACGAGTCCACGAACGCGGCCGAAGTCATGATGGAAGCCCCCAACTTCTTCCTCGTCAACGCCAAGTCCCTCCAGATTGGCCGCCGGTTCTCCGCCCTCGGCGCCGACGAGGACCTCGAGCTCTCCTCCGCTTACGTCATGTTCCCGATGAAGAGGCTTGGCTCCGTCGTCACTGCGGCCGACATGGGCACCCTGTTTCTGACGGCGAATTCCAGAAGGGTGGCGGCCGGAAACGTCAGAGTGTTGCCGGAACCGCCGGGGGTGAAGGAGGCGGTGGTGACGCCGAAGCTGAATTTGGACGATATCGAGGAGTTTTCGTCGTTAGAGTTTAAGCACAGGTTGTCTATGTGCAGGTCTAAGAAGCCGTTGCTGGAGACAATAGCAGAAGAGCCAATTTGCTCATGA
- the LOC131302608 gene encoding uncharacterized protein LOC131302608: protein MRSYSNMASSLPAFRYLLAMPPGKQIGTRPSSLQTRAEGCRDEGKSGIDANMSILRERIEEVRMKERLERCFRSENGWNYATGYHSKHNISKFFEISGMALGTLGLTIGTGTLCLCLFSLLAHLCQ, encoded by the exons ATGAGAAGCTACAGTAATATGGCTTCTTCTCTACCTGCTTTCCGGTATCTTCTAGCTATGCCACCTGGGAAGCAAATCGGTACCCGGCCGTCGTCCCTGCAAACAAGAGCTGAGGGCTGTAGAGATGAAG GAAAATCAGGTATTGATGCAAATATGAGCATTCTGAGGGAGAGGATAGAAGAAGTTAGGATGAAAGAGAGATTGGAAAGGTGTTTCAGAAGTGAAAATGGATGGAATTATGCAACTGGCTACCATTCCAAGCACAACATTAGcaagttttttgaaatttctggaATGGCTCTTGGAACTCTTGGCCTCACCATTGGTACTGGGACTCTTTGCCTTTGCCTTTTTTCCCTCTTGGCTCATTTATGCCAATGA